A genomic stretch from Ascaphus truei isolate aAscTru1 unplaced genomic scaffold, aAscTru1.hap1 HAP1_SCAFFOLD_1981, whole genome shotgun sequence includes:
- the LOC142477134 gene encoding uncharacterized protein LOC142477134 yields MNTIFPTVGYVIPQIIHTGNKSYNCSDCGKSFSKKSHLVTHQRIHTGVKPYNCSECGKSFSHKSNLVTHQRIHTGMRPYNCSKCGKNFNQKSNLIKHQRIHTVLKPYNCSECEKSFSQKLCLVTHQISHTGVKPYNCSECEKSFSFKSALVTHQISHTGVKPFNCSECEKSFSQKSRLVAHQIIHTGVKPYNCSECEKGFSHKSTLITHQIIHTGVNPYNCSECEKGFSQKSTLIKHQRIHTGVRPYNCSECGKNFNQKSALVRHQRIHTEVKQYNCSECEKSFSHILRLLTHQISHTRVKPYKCYECEKSFSHKSALVTHQIIHTGLKPYNCSECGKSFSQKSHLVTHQTIHTGLKPYNCSECGESFRQKSALVTHQRIHRGETL; encoded by the coding sequence ATGAATACCATATTTCCCACTGTAGGTTATGTTATACCGCAAATAATCCATACAGGGAATaaatcctataactgctctgactgtgggaaaagcttcagtaagaaatcacatcttgttacacaccaaagaatccacacaggggtgaagccctataactgctctgaatgtgggaaaagcttcagtcataaatcaaatcttgttacacaccaaagaatccacacagggatgagaccctataactgctctaaATGTGGGAAAAACTTCAATCAGAAATCAAATCTTATtaaacaccaaagaatccacacagtgctgaagccctataactgctccgagtgtgagaaaagcttcagtcagaaattgtgtcttgttacacaccaaataagccacacaggggtgaagccctataactgctctgaatgtgagaaaagcttcagTTTTAAATCCGCTCTTGTAACGCATCAAATAAgccacacaggggtgaagcccTTTAACTGCTCTGAGTGtgagaaaagcttcagtcagaaatcACGTCTTGTTGCACACCaaataatccacacaggggtgaagccctataactgctctgaatgtgaaaAAGGTTTCAGTCATAAATCAACTCTTATTACACACCaaataatccacacaggggtgaatccctataactgctctgaatgtgaaaAAGGTTTCAGTCAGAAATCAACTCTTATtaaacaccaaagaatccacactggagtgagaccctataactgctctgaatgtgggaaaaacttCAATCAAAAATCAGCTCTTGTtagacaccaaagaatccacacagagGTGAAGCagtataactgctctgaatgtgagaaaagtTTCAGTCACATATTGCGTCTGCTTACACACCAAATAAGCCACACAAGGGTGAAGCCCTATAAATGCTatgaatgtgagaaaagcttcagTCATAAATCAGCTCTTGTTACACATCAAATAATCCACACAGGGCTGaagccctataactgctctgaatgtgggaaaagtttcagtcagaaatcgcatcttgttacacaccaaacaaTCCACACAGGGCTGaagccctataactgctctgaatgtggggaaAGCTTCCGTCAGAAATCGGCTCTTGTTACACATCAAAGAATCCACAGAGgtgagaccctataa